One part of the Caproiciproducens sp. CPB-2 genome encodes these proteins:
- a CDS encoding 4Fe-4S dicluster domain-containing protein, producing MQYNNDAKQLKYEVLTKAAQYAYEGTLKEHLDTIPYEIIPGPLPEFRCCIYREREIIRERLISARGENLPGQDDGNIVAVLTAACEGCPINRFNVTDNCQHCLAKKCHAACPFGAISITPKGAYIDPAKCKECGRCAAACPYNAISDTMRPCIRACPVKAITKDEYKRAAIDYSRCINCGACTKNCPFGAITDRSSIVNVIEEIKSGKPVYAVFAPAIEGHFGAANVGMLKSAIKKLGFTGVAEVSLGADATTFHEAQELREALESKRKMTTSCCPAFVEMIEKHFPKLVPLISHTASPMTLTVRYIKAEHPGSKVVFIGPCIAKKIEIRKVQDTADYVMTFEELEAMFSAREINVLEEAENEQDGSRAGKGFAQSGGVSGAVRQALEEQNFELPFTCVKCNGAAECKKTLMLLNAGRLEEDFVEGMACEGGCIAGPGGVEELQKLLKNRSRLMASADHRGILENIQNIHDFSKIKMTTDSQE from the coding sequence ATGCAATATAATAATGACGCCAAGCAATTAAAATACGAAGTACTGACCAAGGCCGCTCAATACGCATACGAAGGCACGCTGAAGGAACACCTTGACACCATCCCTTATGAAATCATCCCGGGGCCTCTGCCGGAATTCCGCTGCTGTATTTACCGTGAGCGTGAAATTATCCGGGAACGCCTGATTTCCGCGCGCGGGGAAAACCTGCCCGGACAGGATGACGGCAATATCGTCGCGGTGCTTACGGCGGCCTGCGAGGGCTGTCCGATCAACCGCTTTAACGTCACGGACAACTGTCAGCACTGCCTCGCGAAAAAATGCCACGCGGCCTGCCCGTTCGGCGCCATTTCCATTACTCCCAAGGGCGCATACATCGACCCCGCCAAATGCAAGGAATGCGGACGCTGCGCTGCAGCCTGTCCGTACAATGCGATTTCCGACACCATGCGCCCCTGCATCCGGGCCTGTCCCGTCAAAGCGATTACAAAAGATGAATACAAGCGGGCCGCCATCGACTATTCCCGCTGCATCAACTGCGGCGCCTGCACGAAAAACTGCCCTTTCGGCGCAATCACCGACCGTTCCAGCATTGTCAACGTGATTGAGGAAATCAAATCCGGCAAGCCGGTCTACGCGGTTTTCGCGCCGGCCATTGAAGGGCATTTTGGCGCCGCCAATGTCGGCATGCTGAAATCCGCGATCAAAAAGCTGGGCTTTACAGGCGTCGCAGAGGTTTCCCTCGGTGCGGACGCAACGACTTTCCATGAGGCGCAGGAGCTCCGGGAAGCGCTGGAAAGCAAGCGGAAGATGACCACCTCCTGCTGCCCGGCCTTTGTGGAGATGATAGAAAAGCATTTTCCGAAGCTGGTTCCGCTGATTTCGCACACCGCTTCTCCCATGACGCTGACCGTCCGATACATAAAGGCGGAGCATCCCGGCAGCAAAGTCGTCTTTATCGGGCCCTGCATTGCCAAGAAAATTGAAATCCGGAAGGTTCAGGATACCGCCGACTATGTCATGACCTTTGAAGAGCTTGAGGCCATGTTCAGCGCGAGGGAGATCAACGTCCTTGAGGAAGCGGAAAACGAGCAGGACGGAAGCCGCGCCGGCAAGGGCTTTGCGCAGAGCGGCGGCGTTTCCGGCGCGGTTAGGCAGGCGCTGGAGGAACAGAATTTTGAGCTGCCGTTTACCTGCGTAAAATGCAACGGCGCGGCCGAGTGCAAAAAGACTCTGATGCTCCTGAACGCCGGACGCCTGGAGGAAGATTTTGTGGAGGGCATGGCGTGCGAGGGCGGCTGTATCGCCGGGCCCGGCGGCGTGGAGGAGCTGCAGAAGCTTCTGAAAAACCGCAGCAGGCTGATGGCGTCCGCGGATCACCGCGGCATCCTTGAAAACATTCAGAACATACACGATTTTTCAAAGATTAAAATGACCACAGATTCCCAAGAATAA
- a CDS encoding SpoIIE family protein phosphatase — translation MKMHVDTAYRSLNKYGEELCGDKVIVSRTKDATIAVLADGLGSGVKANILSTLTSSIISTMLEEGATLVEAVETIAKTLPVCNIRKLAYSTFSVIRVSDDGDVSLVEFDNPPCIFVRNGRTIDLENCSEIKECAGKTVTESHFTVCPGDVIALVSDGIVYAGVGQALNFGWNWENVSAWLAKTTLKETSAPRLAVSLSQAVNELYLGKPGDDSTNLILKVTPRCMVSLLSGPPVRKEDDARIVHDFMTSPGKRVVCGGTSANIVSRVLNRKIETTIHYTDPDIPPTGKIEGIDLVTEGVLTLSRTVEILKDYLSHQTDSYYFHVLDQPNGAAMLARLLLEDCTDLKVYIGRAINPAHQNPGLPADLSIKIKLIEELCTLVQQLGKKVEKYYY, via the coding sequence ATGAAAATGCATGTTGACACCGCGTATCGAAGTCTGAATAAATACGGCGAAGAGCTGTGCGGGGACAAGGTGATCGTCTCGCGCACAAAGGACGCCACCATCGCGGTTCTGGCCGACGGGCTGGGCAGCGGTGTAAAAGCCAATATCCTTTCCACTCTGACCTCCAGCATTATTTCCACCATGCTGGAAGAGGGAGCGACTCTGGTGGAGGCGGTCGAGACCATCGCCAAAACGCTGCCGGTCTGCAATATCCGCAAGCTGGCCTATTCCACCTTTAGCGTCATCCGGGTGTCCGACGACGGCGACGTCTCTTTGGTGGAGTTTGACAATCCTCCCTGCATCTTTGTGCGAAACGGCAGGACCATTGATCTGGAGAACTGCTCGGAAATCAAAGAATGCGCCGGAAAGACTGTAACGGAAAGCCATTTTACCGTCTGTCCCGGAGATGTGATCGCCCTTGTCAGCGACGGCATTGTCTACGCCGGCGTAGGTCAGGCGCTCAATTTCGGCTGGAACTGGGAAAATGTTTCCGCATGGCTTGCCAAGACGACCCTGAAGGAAACGTCCGCGCCGCGGCTTGCAGTTTCGCTGTCGCAGGCCGTCAACGAGCTTTATCTGGGAAAGCCGGGGGACGATTCCACCAATCTGATTTTAAAAGTCACCCCGCGCTGTATGGTCAGCCTTCTTTCCGGGCCGCCGGTCCGCAAGGAGGACGACGCCAGGATCGTCCATGATTTTATGACCTCCCCGGGAAAGAGGGTGGTCTGCGGGGGAACAAGCGCCAATATCGTATCCAGAGTATTGAACCGGAAGATCGAGACCACGATTCATTACACAGATCCGGATATTCCGCCCACCGGAAAAATAGAGGGGATCGACCTTGTGACCGAGGGCGTCCTGACTCTCAGCCGGACGGTGGAAATCCTGAAGGACTATCTTTCCCACCAGACCGACTCCTACTATTTTCATGTCCTGGACCAGCCGAACGGCGCGGCAATGCTCGCCAGGCTTCTTCTGGAGGACTGTACCGACCTGAAGGTTTATATCGGCAGGGCGATCAATCCCGCCCACCAGAACCCCGGCCTCCCGGCCGACCTGAGCATTAAGATCAAGCTGATCGAAGAGCTCTGCACCCTTGTGCAGCAGCTCGGCAAAAAAGTAGAAAAATATTACTATTAA
- a CDS encoding [Fe-Fe] hydrogenase large subunit C-terminal domain-containing protein, giving the protein MGIIGLKAANCKNCYKCVKVCPVKSIKVEHAQAQIIERNCVLCGTCLEQCPQNAKTLNSDAAAVREMIGKGVRAILSVAPSYVGSFDFDDVQKFAGAVKALGFYGVAETSMGAAYVTAEYHRLMQENRMENIITTCCPSANRLIEHYYPSLVGQMAPVVSPMIAHARLLKKTFGYGTRVVFVGPCIAKIGEAADIRHNNDVDAVITFDDLARWMEEEHIFIHEAQPASFLNPSSRILRMYPVTDGIIASLRAMGDTDDWKMLSVSGSAECIDLCKALERGDLRHCFIEINMCRDGCVNGPISNRDAASRFSSSMKVRKYAGEDAGEYPNLPEQIPMGMQFVDCSVREDIPDEATIRMILAKIGKESPEDELNCGSCGYPTCRDKAVAVYQNKAELTMCMPYMKERAESLSNCVLTETPNITIIVDKDLNIIEFNTAAEKAFQISRHEALQKCIYEIMDSSDFQYVFDARQSIPDKKVHFRDYGITTMQTIVYIAKQNIAMGIYKDITREEAELESKYKLRSETMEMAQKVIDKQMVAAQQIASLLGETTAETKVTLTKLKNMIVFDGDKQ; this is encoded by the coding sequence ATGGGGATTATCGGTTTAAAGGCGGCAAACTGTAAAAACTGTTATAAGTGCGTAAAGGTTTGCCCGGTTAAATCCATTAAAGTGGAACATGCACAGGCGCAGATTATTGAGCGGAACTGTGTTTTATGCGGAACCTGCCTGGAGCAGTGCCCGCAGAATGCAAAGACGCTGAACAGCGATGCTGCGGCTGTCAGGGAAATGATCGGGAAGGGCGTCCGGGCCATTCTTTCCGTGGCCCCGTCCTACGTGGGCTCCTTTGATTTTGATGATGTGCAAAAGTTTGCGGGGGCTGTGAAAGCTCTGGGCTTTTACGGCGTAGCCGAAACAAGCATGGGAGCGGCTTATGTGACGGCGGAGTACCACCGGCTGATGCAGGAAAACCGCATGGAAAACATCATTACCACCTGCTGCCCTTCGGCAAACAGGCTGATCGAGCATTATTATCCGTCCCTGGTCGGCCAGATGGCGCCCGTGGTTTCTCCGATGATCGCGCACGCCAGGCTGCTGAAAAAGACCTTTGGATACGGTACCCGCGTCGTATTCGTAGGCCCGTGCATCGCAAAGATCGGCGAGGCCGCCGATATCCGCCACAACAATGATGTGGACGCCGTGATTACCTTTGACGATCTGGCCAGATGGATGGAGGAAGAGCATATTTTTATTCATGAAGCGCAGCCGGCATCCTTTCTCAACCCAAGCTCGCGAATCCTGCGGATGTATCCGGTGACGGACGGAATCATCGCTTCCCTGCGCGCCATGGGCGATACGGACGACTGGAAGATGCTCAGTGTAAGCGGCTCCGCGGAATGCATTGACCTCTGCAAAGCGCTGGAACGCGGCGATCTGCGGCATTGCTTCATAGAGATCAACATGTGCAGGGACGGCTGCGTCAACGGGCCGATTTCCAACAGGGACGCGGCTTCGCGCTTCTCCTCCTCCATGAAGGTCAGAAAATACGCCGGTGAGGACGCCGGTGAATATCCCAATCTACCGGAGCAGATTCCTATGGGAATGCAGTTTGTGGACTGTTCCGTGCGGGAAGATATTCCTGATGAAGCGACGATCCGCATGATTCTGGCGAAAATCGGCAAGGAGTCGCCGGAGGATGAGCTCAACTGCGGTTCCTGCGGCTATCCGACCTGCCGGGACAAGGCGGTTGCCGTCTACCAGAACAAGGCCGAACTGACCATGTGTATGCCGTATATGAAGGAACGCGCCGAATCGCTTTCCAACTGTGTGCTGACCGAAACGCCCAACATCACCATCATTGTTGACAAGGACCTGAATATTATTGAATTCAACACCGCGGCGGAGAAGGCGTTTCAGATTTCCCGCCACGAGGCTCTGCAGAAATGCATTTACGAGATTATGGATTCCTCCGATTTTCAGTATGTTTTTGACGCAAGACAGTCCATCCCGGACAAAAAGGTGCATTTCCGGGATTATGGAATTACCACGATGCAGACCATTGTGTATATCGCAAAGCAGAACATCGCCATGGGGATTTACAAGGATATCACCCGTGAGGAAGCGGAGCTGGAAAGCAAGTATAAGCTCCGTAGCGAAACCATGGAGATGGCCCAGAAGGTCATTGACAAACAAATGGTAGCCGCGCAGCAGATTGCGAGCCTGCTCGGGGAAACGACGGCGGAAACAAAGGTCACGCTGACAAAACTGAAAAATATGATTGTGTTTGACGGTGATAAACAATGA
- a CDS encoding (2Fe-2S) ferredoxin domain-containing protein, which yields MATLEITICIGSSCHLKGSRDVIKIFERLIAFHRLEDKVTLKGSFCMGECSKNGVCICVDEERFNVTPSEAESFFNYEIVPRIK from the coding sequence ATGGCAACTTTGGAAATCACGATCTGTATAGGAAGTTCCTGTCATCTGAAGGGTTCGCGCGACGTCATCAAAATTTTTGAAAGGCTGATAGCGTTTCATCGTCTGGAGGACAAAGTTACGCTCAAAGGGTCGTTCTGTATGGGGGAATGCTCCAAGAACGGCGTATGCATCTGTGTGGACGAGGAGCGCTTCAATGTTACTCCGTCCGAAGCAGAATCATTTTTTAACTACGAAATTGTGCCGAGAATCAAGTAA
- a CDS encoding ABC transporter ATP-binding protein produces the protein MENILECQNLVKFFPGCLALNSINLAIPKGRIVGLLGPNGSGKSTMIKLANGLITPTSGKILIEGMEPGIETKKMVSYLPERTYLNDWMNVNSMINFFADFYEDFNKQKAYDMLRRLGVDPAQRLKTMSKGTKEKVQLILVMSREAKLYLLDEPIGGVDPAARDYILDTIISNYSDEATIVISTHLIADVEKVLDEVVFINQGNIVLTSTVDDIREKENKSVDALFREVFKC, from the coding sequence ATGGAGAACATTTTGGAATGCCAAAATCTGGTGAAATTCTTTCCCGGATGTCTGGCACTGAACTCGATCAATCTGGCCATACCCAAAGGCAGGATTGTCGGCTTGCTCGGCCCGAACGGCAGCGGCAAAAGCACCATGATCAAGCTGGCCAACGGCCTGATTACACCGACCAGCGGAAAAATCCTGATCGAGGGGATGGAACCGGGCATAGAAACAAAGAAGATGGTTTCTTATCTTCCGGAGCGGACCTACCTGAACGACTGGATGAATGTCAACAGTATGATCAATTTTTTTGCTGATTTTTATGAAGATTTCAATAAGCAGAAGGCGTATGACATGCTCCGCCGGCTCGGCGTGGACCCCGCCCAAAGGCTGAAAACCATGAGCAAGGGCACAAAGGAGAAGGTACAGCTGATTCTGGTCATGAGCCGCGAGGCAAAGCTTTATCTGCTGGATGAGCCGATCGGCGGTGTGGACCCTGCGGCAAGGGACTACATTCTCGACACGATCATCAGCAATTACAGCGACGAAGCCACTATCGTGATCTCCACCCACCTGATTGCGGACGTTGAAAAGGTACTGGATGAGGTCGTCTTTATCAATCAGGGCAATATCGTGCTGACCTCCACGGTCGACGACATCCGTGAAAAAGAGAATAAGAGCGTGGATGCGCTGTTCAGGGAGGTATTTAAATGCTGA
- a CDS encoding GntR family transcriptional regulator, which produces MAWNLKSDRPIYAQLIEQIELLIVSGVYPAGSKLPSVRDMAGEASVNPNTMQRALAQLENDGLLYSQRTSGRFVTEDVERIMQTKNSLAQGLIKEFIENMGNLGYDRQQTISLLERISKEEK; this is translated from the coding sequence ATGGCCTGGAATTTGAAATCCGACAGACCGATTTATGCGCAGCTGATCGAACAGATAGAGCTTTTGATCGTATCGGGCGTTTATCCTGCCGGTTCAAAGCTGCCGTCGGTCCGCGACATGGCCGGAGAGGCTTCTGTCAACCCGAATACCATGCAGCGCGCGCTGGCGCAGCTTGAGAATGACGGCTTATTATATTCACAGCGTACCAGCGGCAGATTTGTAACAGAGGATGTGGAGCGCATTATGCAGACGAAAAACAGTCTGGCTCAAGGACTGATCAAAGAATTTATAGAAAACATGGGCAATTTAGGCTATGACAGGCAGCAGACAATCTCTCTGCTTGAGAGGATATCGAAGGAGGAAAAATAA
- a CDS encoding hydrolase: MGYKEDFEKIYISKITRAGSAELLEWLKTTDFFTAPASTKFHCACLGGLVQHSVSVYRVMMDKHFNAETDSEESFAICGLLHDVCKAQFYKESTRNVKNEETGAWEKRPYYTIEDSYPYGHGEKSVFLIERFMRLKTSEAIAIRWHMGGFDESVRGGSFSIGLAWQKYPIAVKLHLSDLESTYLCEKGTSSVHGK; the protein is encoded by the coding sequence ATGGGATACAAAGAGGACTTTGAAAAAATATACATATCCAAAATCACGAGGGCCGGGAGCGCGGAGCTGCTGGAATGGCTGAAAACCACCGACTTTTTTACCGCGCCCGCAAGCACGAAATTTCACTGCGCCTGTCTGGGCGGACTTGTTCAGCACAGTGTCAGCGTGTACCGCGTGATGATGGATAAACACTTCAACGCGGAGACGGACAGTGAAGAAAGCTTTGCCATCTGCGGGCTTCTGCACGACGTCTGCAAAGCCCAGTTTTATAAAGAGAGCACCCGCAATGTGAAAAACGAAGAGACCGGCGCGTGGGAAAAGCGCCCGTACTATACGATAGAGGACAGCTATCCGTACGGTCACGGTGAAAAATCGGTCTTTCTGATCGAGCGGTTTATGCGCCTCAAAACCAGCGAGGCGATTGCCATCCGCTGGCACATGGGCGGCTTCGACGAATCCGTCCGGGGCGGAAGCTTTTCCATCGGTCTGGCGTGGCAGAAATATCCTATTGCCGTGAAGCTGCATCTTTCGGATCTGGAAAGCACCTATCTTTGTGAAAAGGGGACGTCTTCCGTACACGGGAAATAA
- a CDS encoding [Fe-Fe] hydrogenase large subunit C-terminal domain-containing protein translates to MTTFNELYERLVKASVENREPQELEKIREQEFDPHHLDCLLNPEKYAPVLRIGECKCSSSEQAPCEGKCLFDALYRDEKGNVQIKKDLCVGCSECIESCQAKKLTASRDILPALAAVHEAKAPVYAMIAPAFISQFSKDVTPGKLRTAFKMLGFAGMVEVALFADILTLKEALEFNKNIVRETDFQLTSCCCPMWIAMIRKVYHELMPHVPGAVSPMVACGRAIKDIHPDALTVFIGPCIAKKAEAREPDISDSTDFVLTFQEIQDVFEFAKLDLAALPEDERDHSSRAGRIYARSGGVSEAVQRTSKRLSPDRKITVRAHQADGVPACKAMINDLLAGKIDANFLEGMGCVGGCVGGPKALIPRGEGRKNVNQYGQEAVYQTPIDNPYVIELLHRLGFDTVESLIEHSDIFTRKF, encoded by the coding sequence ATGACTACATTCAATGAATTATACGAAAGACTTGTAAAAGCTTCGGTGGAAAACAGGGAACCGCAGGAGCTTGAAAAAATTCGGGAGCAGGAATTCGACCCGCACCACCTCGACTGTCTGCTGAATCCGGAAAAGTACGCGCCGGTGCTTCGCATTGGCGAATGTAAATGCTCCAGCAGCGAGCAGGCGCCCTGCGAGGGGAAATGCCTTTTTGACGCCCTTTACAGGGATGAAAAGGGAAACGTTCAAATTAAGAAAGACCTGTGCGTCGGCTGCTCCGAGTGTATTGAGAGCTGCCAGGCCAAAAAGCTGACGGCCAGCCGCGACATTCTGCCCGCGCTTGCCGCCGTACATGAAGCAAAGGCACCCGTTTACGCAATGATTGCCCCCGCCTTTATCAGCCAGTTCAGCAAAGACGTGACTCCCGGAAAACTGCGCACCGCCTTTAAGATGCTCGGGTTTGCCGGTATGGTCGAGGTTGCCCTTTTTGCGGATATCCTTACCCTGAAAGAGGCGCTCGAGTTCAATAAAAATATCGTCAGGGAAACCGACTTCCAGCTTACCAGCTGCTGCTGCCCCATGTGGATCGCCATGATCCGCAAGGTGTACCACGAGCTGATGCCCCATGTGCCCGGCGCGGTTTCCCCCATGGTCGCCTGCGGCCGCGCCATTAAAGACATTCATCCGGACGCGCTTACCGTCTTTATCGGGCCCTGCATCGCCAAGAAGGCCGAGGCGCGCGAGCCGGATATTTCGGATTCCACGGACTTTGTCCTGACCTTTCAGGAAATACAGGATGTTTTTGAATTCGCAAAGCTGGATCTTGCCGCGCTACCGGAGGACGAACGCGACCATTCGTCGCGCGCGGGAAGAATTTACGCCAGAAGCGGCGGCGTCAGCGAGGCGGTCCAGAGGACGTCCAAACGTTTAAGCCCCGACCGGAAAATCACCGTCCGCGCCCATCAGGCCGACGGGGTTCCCGCCTGCAAGGCGATGATCAACGATCTGCTGGCCGGAAAAATCGACGCAAACTTCCTGGAGGGTATGGGCTGTGTCGGCGGCTGTGTCGGCGGGCCGAAGGCTTTGATCCCCCGCGGGGAGGGCCGCAAAAACGTGAACCAGTACGGACAGGAAGCCGTCTATCAGACCCCGATAGACAACCCCTATGTGATCGAACTGCTGCACCGGCTTGGCTTTGACACGGTGGAAAGCCTGATCGAACACAGCGATATCTTTACCCGCAAATTCTGA
- a CDS encoding helix-turn-helix domain-containing protein, which produces MNERLRELRIKSGYTQVQIAKILNIDRSTYSYYEIGKTTPDITVLMTLAKVFNIAINDLLADEGTPETVADSGAKFNFIYSKKNTSHIYELSSNEKILVGVFRSCTVQEQEKILKYLKENIKK; this is translated from the coding sequence ATAAACGAAAGGCTACGCGAGCTGCGTATAAAAAGCGGCTACACACAGGTGCAGATCGCAAAAATATTAAACATTGACCGCTCAACCTATTCGTACTATGAAATTGGCAAAACAACACCCGATATAACCGTACTGATGACCCTTGCCAAGGTCTTCAATATTGCCATAAATGATTTGCTGGCCGATGAAGGAACACCGGAAACGGTAGCGGACAGCGGGGCCAAATTCAACTTTATTTACAGTAAAAAAAATACAAGCCATATTTACGAGCTTTCCAGCAATGAGAAAATCCTGGTCGGTGTGTTCCGTTCCTGTACTGTGCAGGAACAGGAAAAAATATTGAAATACCTGAAGGAAAATATA